The genomic interval GTGAGGTTCTCGACGCGGAGGCCGGACACGGCCGTGAGCGTGAGCGCGTCGTCGAACTGCGCGACCGAGACGTTCACGAGCGTGAGGTTATCCACGCCCAGCGCGCTCGCCGGTACCTCGATGGCGGTGCTCCCGCTCGACCCGTCGCCGTCGACGACGCTCCCGTCCCCGTGTATCGTCACGTTCGAGGCGTTGACGACGAGGTACGTACCCGAGGCGTCCGTCGTCCCGGCGAGGACGTAACAGCCCTCGGCGTCGATGGTGCCGCCCACGACCGTCGTACAGCCGTTGCCCGCCGCGGCCGCCGGCGCGCCGACCGTCACGCCCGCGAACGCGACGCTCGCGACCAGCAGCGCCGCGACGACGAGCGCCGCGAGGCCGCGATCCCCCTGTTTCGAATGCATGGCCGCGCTACCCGCGGGAGTTTCCTTAGTGCACCCTGTGGCCGGTTGTTCACGGAGTGAACAGCCCGGTCAGAGGTCCTCGGGCGCCACTGGGGTCGCGTCCCCGCGCAGGGCGTCGTAGCGCTCCCGCGTCCACTCCGTGACGGCGGCGTCGGTGGAGACGACGATACCCTCCGGCACGCCGTCGTCGTCGGCCGACAGCGCCGCCGTCTCGTCGTAGAGGCCGAACTGGTAGGGGACCGCCGGGCGCACGTGGAGCCGCATCGCGCCCTCCGCGAGCAGCTCCCGGATCTGTTCGCACACCTCGTCGGTCTCGCGGATGGCGTCGAGGACGTTCGGCGTGACGACGCCGTGTGTGACGTGGTCGCCGGCGGCCGCCGCCTCGTAGCTCGCGGCGGCGGCGCGGGGAGCCATCGCGTGGACGACCATCCACACCTCCCCGGCGCCGCGGAACAGCTCCGCCAGCCGGTCGACGTGCCGGGCCGGCGCGGTCGGCGTCGGGACGACCACCTCCGCGTCGCGCAGGCGGGTCACCTCGAAGTCGAACGCGTCGAGCGGCAGGTGTTCGAACAGCGGCGCCAGCCGGCGGGTCGTCGCCGTCGTGTCGAGCAGCCGCTCGAACGCCGTGACGACGGCGCGACCGGCCGCAGTCGCGCGGTACCGCTGTCCCGTCCGGCGGACCCAGTCGCGGCGTTCGAGGTCGGTCGTCACCCGGCCGACGGTGACCCGCGACGCCCCCGTCTCCGCCCGGAGCTCCCGGCGCGTCATCGGCTCCTCGGCGAGCGCGCCGAGCACGGCGACGCGGTTGGGCGAGCGGGCGAGGAAGGCCGCGTCGTCGTGTGCCATGGCGACACATGACGAGGGCGCCGTATAGGTGGTCCGGTCGCTCGCGACCGTCTCTATCGCTCTCCGGAGCGGTCGGGTGAGGAACTGTCCGTTTCCCAACAACAGCTAAGGGCGAACCCGAGCGACTCGGGGTATGAGCGCTGAACGCGTTGACGTGCGGTGTCGGTCGTGCGGACGACGAACCCCGCTCGAGCTGGACGGCGGCGAGCGGTTCACCGTCGCCTGCGAGTCCTGTGGCGCGGAGCGGAACGGCCGCTACCGGGACGACGGAACGGTGGTCTGGTCGTAAGTAAAAGCGAAACGAGCGACGGGCGGCCCGGGGGAAGGGGGAAGGGGCCGACGGGCGTTCGGTCGTTCTACGCGCTGGTCGCGTTGAACGGGTTCTCGTTGTGGCGCGACTGCTCGACCTCGAAGCCGAGGTCGAACATCACGGAGTCGGACTGCACCTCGTTGCCCGTCTCCAGGGGCAGTTCCCACTCGAAGCCGATACACTGGGTCGTCGCGCCGGGGTACGGCTGGACGCCGTCCTCCTGGCGGTTGCCGTCGAGGACCGCGCCGTCGGCGAGGAACGTGTTGAAGAAGTCGAACATCGAGCCGGAGAAGATCTCCTGTTCGCCGCCGAGGACGATCTGGGCGATCGCCGCGTAGATGGTGTCGAGGTCCGCGCCGTCGGGAGCGACGAACGCGTCGGCGGGCGTCGTGGCGATGCTCTCGAGGAACGTCTCGTTCGCGCCGGAGCCGAGCGCGATGGTGAAGATGCGGATGCCCGCTCCCTTCGCCGAGTTCGCGGCCGAGGTCGCGGCGCTCGTGCTGTCGGGCGACCCGTCGGAGAGCAGGATGATGACCTTCGACGCGCCGGGGGTGGCGTTCGTGCCGCTGATCAGTTCGGTCTCCGCGGTGGAGATGCCGGCGGACATGTTCGTCGAACCCGAGTCCGTGTAGGTGTCGATGGCGTCCTTGACCGCCTGGTAGTTCGTCGTCAGCTCCTGGTCCAGCGACGCGCTCGACGCGAACGATATCGCCGCCGCCTCGTCCGGAACCGAGAGGTTGTCGACGAAGTCCTTGGCCGCCGTCTTGAGCTGTGCGAGTTCGCTGGTCGTGATGGACCCGGACGTGTCGGAGACGAGCGCGACCTCCAGTTCCTGCTGTTCGCCCGTGCCGGTGGGCTCGTAGACGTTGTCGCAGTCCTCGTCGTACCACGCGCGCACCTGGATCGCGTCCGCGAGTTCGCCGACGCCGTCGGTGTCCTCGCCCTCCGCGACGAGCTCGGGCTCCGTCTGGCCGTTCTCGAGGTTCTCGGAGAGTTCCCCGATCATCCGGAGGTAGCCGGGGTTGTCACAGATGTGGATGCTGATGGTGACCTCGCCGTAGTCGCCCGGCTTCACGTCGTCCAGTGTGAACACGGGGATGTCGTCGCCGTTGACGAGGAACTGGTCCGCCTCGGGGCTACAGAAGTCGAAGGCGCGGCCCTCGCCCTGCACGAGGTCCTCCCACTGTTCTTCCTGCTCGGGCGTCGGTGCCTGTCCGAGCAGGTAGACGCCGTCGCCGAGGTCCTCCGCGTCCGGGTACGTCTCCTGTATGTCCGCGAGCCGACCCGGGCCGCCGAGGTACGTGGCCTTGTAGTCGAGCTTCAGGTCGAGCGTCCCCGCCTGCAGGAGGTTGTCGGTGAAGCTCTCCTCGTCGGAGAACAGCGCCGAGGTGCCGATGCCCGCGCCGGCGGAGGCGATACCGACCGCGCCGAGGCCCGCGAGGACGCGGCGGCGGCTGAGGTTGAGCAGTTCCGGGTTCCGTCCGTTCTGTTGTGTCATTGTGTTTCTCCCTCCCCGTGTTCCACGGAGATATCCTCCCTCCGTCGTATCGGGCCATAGGTACGACTCGCCTGTCGGTCGGGCCGGTTCCGCGGAACGGGTCGTTCGACGCGACGCCCCGCCGACACGAACGACGGCACGCCCAGCGTACCGGCGGGTACGGGGACCGGACCGGGCGCGTTCCGCCGCCCGGTTTCCGTCGCAATCGACCGTTACCGGTCCTCGCGGCCGACGAGGCCGAACCACGCGGCCTCGATGCGCTCCCAGTTGGCGTCCACGACGAACGGGAGCGCGAACAGCACGGCGACGAGGCCGACGGAGAACACGTCGCCGGGCAGGCCGAACGTCGGGACGGTCGAGCCGATGAACGCCCCCGTGTGGGAGCCGGCGACGACGAAGAGCAGTTGGCGGACGCTGCGCCGGCGGCGGTCGGAGTCGGAGGGGCCGTACCGCTGCGGGGCGTCCCCGGCGGCGTCGGCGGACGGGTCTCTGGGCATACGCCGGCTATCAGCCCCCGCCGTCAGGTAACTGTCGGCTCACGCGCCGGCCGGGCGGTCGGGTTCCGACTGCCACTCGCGGAGCGCGTCGAGCGTCGCCTCCAGTTCGTCGTACGTCTCGGCGAGGTCGTGGATGTTGCGTCCGGAGTCGAGGTAGGAGGCGTCCATGTTGTGGACGACGTTGCCGTAGTGGGCGACGTGGTTGCGGAGCTCGCGCATCCGGTCGAGCGCCCCGAAGGCGTCGTCGCCGTCGTCCCACGGGAGGTGGGCGAGCGCGCCGTCGTCCGCGGCGACGGCCTTCTGGAGGTGCCAGAAGGTCGTGTAGTCTATCTCGCGCAGCTGGAGGTCGGCGTCCCCGAGCTCCTCGTACTCCGCGAGGACGGCGTCGTACTCCGTCTCCGTGCCGTCCCCGGAGGGGATGGTGGCGAGCGTCCCGGCCCAGTCGCTCTCGGCGTCGAGCAGGTCGCGAAGCCGCATCTCCAGCTCCCCGACCCGGGTGTAGAGGAAGGCGTGGGCCGCGGGGTGGTTCAGGTCCGAGCGGGTGAGGACGCCGACCACCTCGCCGTGCCAGCCGACGAAGTAGAACGGCTCGGCCTCCAGCCGGCGGACGATTCCGCCGAAGCCGAGGTCGGGCGACAACAGGTGGCCGAGTTCGATGCGCTCGGCGTGTTTGTAGACGGCCGTGTCGTCCTCGCCCGGGAGGTCGGCGAGCGCCTCCCGCTCAACGAACAGGAACGGCGGCTCGTCGCGCTCGACGGGGGCCGCGGTGTACCCCCGTTCGTCGAGCCACTCGACCACGTCGGCGACGGGCGCGCCGGCGGGGACGGTCTCGGGCGACTCGGTCATCAGTTCGGACACCGTGACCCGCTCCTGCGTACCGAACATGGCCGACCGACTCCCGGCCGTCACAAAGCCGTTCGGGCCGCTCCCGAGGAGGTAAATACCAGCGAACACAAGCGGACGGCAGATGGTACCCGGGGGCACGGAGGCGCTGACGGTCGCCGTCGCGGACGCCGACGCGGAGCGGCGCGACCGAACGGCCCGGCGGCTCGCGGCGGCCGACGACGGCATCGGGACCGGCGACGACCCGCCCGACTGCGTCGTCGCCGAGCCGGACGCGCTCGACCGCGCGGACGCGCCCGACGGCGTCCCCGTTCTGCTCTTCACCGACGCCGACCCCGGCGACTTCGCGGCGCGGGCGTTCCGCGCCGACGTCGCCGACTACGTCCCCCGGACGGACGGCTACGACGCGCTCGCCGAGCGGGTCCGGGCGGCCGTCGCGGCGGCCGACGACGACGGCGGCCGCATCCGGGCGCTCGCGGCGTTCACGAGCGACCTCCACGGCTGCGAGACGGCCGCGGAGGCGCTCGACCTCGCGGCCGACGCGGCCCGGGACGTGCTCGCGTTCGACCGCTGTACGCTCGCCGTCGAGCGCGACGGCTACCTCGAAGTCGCGGAGGAACGCGGCGGCGACCACGGCGCACACATGCGGATGCCCGCGGACGAGGGTATCGCCGGCGAGACGTACGGCGCCGGCGAGCCGTTGCTGTTCGACAGCCTCCGGGAGCACCCCGCCACCGACGCCGACGAACCGGGGGCGATAGTGAGCGTCCCCGTCGGGGACCACGGCGTGTTCCAGGCCGTCGCCGACGAGCGCGCCGGCTTCGACGAGCGCGACCTCGAGGTCGCGCGCCTGCTCTGTGACCACCTCGCGGAGGCGCTGACGCGCATCGGCCGCGAGCGCGACCTCGCCGAACAGGAGGCGTTCACCCGGCGGGTCGTCGACGCGCTCCCCGACCCGCTGTACATCCTCGATTCGGAGCTCCGGTTCGAGACGTTCAACGACGCGCTCGTGACCGCGACCGGCTACGACCCCGACGAGCTACACGAGCGCTCGGCGCTCGACCTCCTCCCCGAGGACGAGCGCGGGCGGATCCGCGAGGGGTTGGCCGCCCTGCCCGACGACGGGGAAGGCTTCCGGACCGAAGTGCCCGTGCGCACCGCCGACGGCGACACCGTCCCGTTCCAGCTGAACACCACCCGGGTGGAGCGCGACGGGGAGCCCCTGCTCGTGGGCGTCGCCCGCGACGTGAGCGAGCGCGAGCGCCGCGAGCGCGAACTCGAACGCCAGAACGAGCGGCTCGACGAGTTCGCCGGCGTCGTCTCCCACGACCTGCGGACGCCGTTGAACGTCGCCGCGGGGCGGCTCCGGCTCGCGGCCGAAACGGGCGACCACGAGCACCTCGACGCCGTCGGGGCGGCGCTCGACCGGATGGAATCGCTCATCGAGGACGCGCTCACGCTGGCGCGGGACGGCCGCGCCGTCGAGACACCCGAGCCGGTCGAGTTCGGCGAGATAGCCCGCGCCGCGTGGCGCGACGTCGCCGGCGACGACGCCGAGGCCGCCTTCGAGAACGTCGACACCGTCGTCTCCGCCGACGCGCCGCGGCTCCGCCGGGCGCTGGAGAACGTGATGCGGAACGCTGTCGAGCATGGCTCCGCGGGCACACCGTCGGTCCGCGTCGGCGTGGAGCGCGGCGACGGGACGGCGACCCTCTTCGTCGCCGACGACGGGCCGGGCGTCCCCGAGCGGGAACGCGAGAAGGCCGTCCGGTCGGGGTACACGACCGCCGAGGACGGCACCGGGCTCGGGCTGGGCATCGTCCGGCGCATCGCGGACGCCCACGGCTGGGCGCTCGCGCTGGCCGAGAGCGACGCGGGCGGCCTCCGGGTCGAACTCCGGGACGTGACCCTCCCCGACGCGGAGCCGGTCGCGGCCGACCCCTTCCGGCGGTGAGCGAAACGCACACCTACCGGCGGGCCGTCGCGCCGGCATGGAGCGTATCACGAGCGCCGACGAGGTCCCCGAGCAGGGGTCGTACCTGTTCACCGTCACGGAGGCGGACGGGAGCGAGGAGGAGGTCATCCTCGTCCGGCTCTCGGACGGCATCGGCGCGTGGAAGAACTTCTGCCAGCACGAGATAGACCAGCGGCTCGACCGCGGCGTCGGGAACGGCGCGGCGATACGCGACGGCGAGATACTCTGCCCGAAACACGGGTCGAGCTTCGACGCCGAGACGGGCTACTGCGACAACGGGAAGGCCGCCGGCTCGACGCTCGCGGCGGTCGATATCGCCGTCAACCGCGGCGACGTGTTCCTCACCGACGACGACCTGACGTTCGCCCACGAGGGCGGCATCGACGACGGCGACATGCCCGGCTCCACCTCGCACCTCTCCTTCTGACCGGCCCGTTTTTCGTCGTGGCACCCGACCGCCGGGTATGCGCGCCGCCGTCCTCCGCGAGTACGGGGAGCCGCTCGACGTGACCGACCTGCCCGACCCCGAGCCGGGCGACGCGGGCGCGGTCGTCGCCGTCGAGGCCTGCGGCATCTGTCGCTCCGACTGGCACGCGTGGCAGGGCCACGGCGAGTGGGCCGACGACCGGGCGCCGCTGGACCACGTCATCGGCCACGAGCCGGCTGGCCGCGTCGTCGCCGTCGGCCCGGAGGTCGAGCGGTTCGACGAGGGCGACCGCGTCGTCGTTCCGTTCAACCTCGGCTGTGGCGCGTGTCCGAACTGCCACGACGGGCACGGCAACACCTGCACCGACGGGCTGGCGCTCGGCTTCGAGCGGGCCGCCCCCGGCGCGTTCGCCGAGCGGGTCGCCGTCCCCGAGGCCGACTACAACCTCCAGCGGCTCCCCGGGGGCGTCTCGTTCCGGGACGTGGCCGCCGTCGGCTGTCGCTACATGACCGCCTTCCACGCGCTCGCCCACCGCGCCGAGGTCGGCGGCGGCGAGTTCGTCGCGGTCCACGGCTGCGGCGGCGTCGGCCTCTCGACGGTCCAGATAGCCCGGGCGCTCGGGGCGCGGCCGGTCGCCGTCGACGTGGACGACGGCGCGCTCGCGCGGGCCGCCGACGCCGGGGCCGAGGCGACCGTCGACGCCTCGGCGACGGACCCGGTCGGGGAGATAGAGGCGCTCACCGACGGCGGCGCGGCCGTGTCGGTGGACGCGCTCGGCCGCGCCGAAACCGCGCGCAACTCCGTGCGGTGTCTCCGCGAGCGCGGCACACACGTACAGGTGGGGCTCACCACCGACGCCGAGAAGGGGGAGGTGTCGCTCCCGACCGACTGGATGACGCGGTGGGAGGTCGACTGGCTCGGCTCGCGGGGGATGCCGCCGACGCGGTTCCCGGAACTGCTCTCGATGGTGGACTCGGGCACGCTCGACCCCGGCGCGCTCGTCGGGCGCGAGGTCGGCCTCGACGAGGTCTCGGACCGGCTCGCCGCGATGACGACGTACGACACGGACGGCGTCGAGGTTCTGCGTCCCTGAGCCGCCCCGCACCTATTTGTCGGGGCGGAACACACCGCCCGCATGGACCGCAGGACGTTCCTCGCCGCGGTTCCGGCGACGGCCGCGCTGGCCGGCTGCACGACCGGGGGGACCGACACCGCGACGGAGCGGGCGACGCGGACGGCGACGACGACGGCCACGAGCACGGCCACGGCGACCGCGAGCGACACGCCGCGCGACCACCCGAACACGCTGTTCGTCGACGCCGAGACCGGGAGCCGCGCCAACCCCGGAACGGCCGACGCGCCGCTGGACTCGATACGGCGGGCGACCGTGCGGGCGGACCCGGGCGAGACGGTGTACGTCATGCCCGGCGAGTACCACGAGCCGGTGGAGCCGCCGGGCGGCGAGCCGGGCGCGCCCATCACCATCACCGGACCGCCCGACGCGGTGTTGAAGAACAGCCCGGACGCGTACTACATGTTCCTCGTCCGGTCGAGCCACGTCCACCTGACGGGGATGACGATAGACGGCCTCGAGAACCCCGACCGCCCGGACGACGTCGAGTCGTACGCGCGGACCTCCCCCATCGTGACGCGCCCGCCCGAGTCCACCGACGAGTACCTGCGCGACGTCGTCATCGCGCCCCACGCCGTCGGGAACTCGCAGAAGGCGCTCGTCTCGATAGACCGGACGCGCGACCTCGTCGTCGGGCCGTTCCGGGTGACGGGCCCCGCGGGGACGAAGTACCTGCTCACCGACGAGCCGGGCCACAACGGCGAGATCGTGTATCTCGGCACCTCCCCGTCGAACCTCGGGACGGACTGGCACCCGTGGACGGAGTACGACCGAACCCGGAACGTCCTCGTCCGGGGCATCGACAACAGCGCCGGCCACGGCCACTCGGAGCTTGTGAACACGAAGCTCGGGACCGAGGACGTGGTCGTGGAGTACTGCACCGACGCCGGGGGCTCGCGGAACACCGAGGACTCGCCCGCCGCGTCGGTGCGGTTCCAGAGCTTCGGCGCGACCGTCCGCTGGTGTGACCTCCGGGGCGGCCGGGGCCACGGCGTCGAGATAGCGAGCTTCAAGGCCCGAGACGCGCGCGAGGAGGGCGACCCGACCCGGATAGAACGGCTCGGCGGCACCGACAACGCCGTCTACGGGAACCGCATCGTCGGGTTCGACGACCTCGCGGTCGCCTACCCCTCGGAGAGCGGCGAGGCGGACCAGCGACACGTCTGCGGGAACACGTACGACGGGGAGACGGCCGGAACCCCCGACGCCCCCTGTCCCGACGGCGTGCCGACCGGCGACGGGGTCGGCCACACCGCCCTCGGGGAGTGAGGGGCGAGCGGGCGAGCGACGGGCCGGACGCCCGCCGACCTGTCGAGCCGTTTACCGAAACCGCGTTCTGGGAACATTGAGGGGCGCGTGGGACGACTACCCGACGAGATGTCCCTACACGACGTCGACAACGTACTGGAGGAGCTCGCCGGCCTGCCGAGCTTCCACCACCCGACGGTGTCGCCCGACGGCTCCACCGTCGCCGTCTACTACGACGGCTCCGGCCGCAACGAACTCCACTTCATCGACACGGAGACGGGCGAGTCCGAGCAGGTGACCGACGGCGAGGTCCCCCGCAACGCCCGCTGGTACCTCAAGTGGGGCACCGACGAGGAGGTGTTCTTCCACATGGACGAGGGCGGCAACGAGCAGAACGACATCCACGTCGCCGACCGCGACGGGAACGTCGAGCCCGTGGTCGAACAGGAGGGGCAGAACTCCCTGCAGGCCGTGAGCGACGACGGCCGCGTCCTCTACTTCGGCTCGTCGCGCGACGGCCAGATGAACATCTACCGGCACGACCGCGACGCCGGCGAGACGACGAAGCTCACGGAGTACGAGCGCGCCGCCGGCGGCGCGACGCTCTCGCCCGACGGCGACCGGGTCGCCTTCTCCACCAACGAGTCGGACGACTACGACAACCAGGACGTGTACGTGATGGACGCCGACGGGTCGAACCCGCGGAACCTCGAGATCGGGGAGGACGGGGCCGAGGCCTCGCCCTCGGACTTCTCGCCCGACGGCTCGAAGCTCCTCGTCTCGGACAACACCGAGGACCTCGGCCGCCCCGGCGTCTACGACTTCGAGACCGGCGAGACGACGTGGTACGGCGCCGACGACGCCGAGGAGTCGCCCGTCTGCTTCCTCGACGACGGCGAGCGCTTCCTCGCCCACCGGACCCGCGACGCCGCGGTCGTCCCCGTCGTCTACGACCTCTCGGGCGGGTCGCGCGAACTCGACCTCCCCGAGGGCGTCGCGGCCTTCTCCGGCACGGGGAAGACGCAGATAGACGACGACCGCCTGCTCGTCACGAACACGACGCCGAGCACGCGCTCCTCGCTGCTCGCGTACGACCTCGCCGACGACTCGACGGAGACCCTGCTCGCGGCCGACTACGGGCCGTTCTCGCCCGACGACTTCGCCGACGCTGAGTACTTCACCTTCGACTCCGACGGCGTCCCGGAGACGCGACAGGCCGCCGTCGAGCACGAGCCGTACGAGGAACTCGAAATCGGCGGCCTGCTGTACGACTCCGGCGAGCGTCCGTCGCCGCTCATCGTCAATCCCCACGGGGGGCCGCGCGCCGCCGACTACCGGAACTTCGACCTCTACACGCAGTTCCTCGTCTCGCGCGGCTTCTCGGTGCTGAAGGTGAACTACCGCGGCTCCACGGGCCGCGGCCGCGAGTTCGTCGAGACGCTGTACGACGACTGGGGCGGCGCAGAACAGGGCGACGTCGCGACCGGTGCCGAACACGTCCTCGCCGAGCACGACTACCTCGACGCCGACCGCGTCGTCGTCTTCGGCGGCTCCTACGGCGGCTACTCCGCGTACTGGCAGACGGTGCAGTACCCGGACCTCTACGCCGCCGGCATCGCGTGGATCGGCCTCACCGACCTGGAGGAGATGTTCGAGACCACGATGCCGCACTTCCGCACGGAGCTGATGGAGAAGAACCTCGGGACGCCCGAGGAGAACCCCGACCTCTACCGCGAGCGCTCGCCCATCGAGTACGCGGAGAACCTCGCGTGTCCCCTGCTGATGGTCCACGGCGTCAACGACCGCCGCGTCCCCGTCTCGCAGGCCCGGATGTACGACGAGAAGCTGCAGGAACTCGGCTACGAGAAGGGCGAGGACGGCGACTACGAGTACGTCGAACTCGGCGAGGAGGGCCACGCCTCCTCGGACATCGACCAGAAGATACGGCTGTTCCGCGTGCTGGACGACTTCCTCGCCCGGCGCGTCGGGACGACGGTCGGCGCGCCGGCCGACGACTAGGCGACGCGGGCGG from Halosegnis marinus carries:
- a CDS encoding helix-turn-helix transcriptional regulator, with amino-acid sequence MAHDDAAFLARSPNRVAVLGALAEEPMTRRELRAETGASRVTVGRVTTDLERRDWVRRTGQRYRATAAGRAVVTAFERLLDTTATTRRLAPLFEHLPLDAFDFEVTRLRDAEVVVPTPTAPARHVDRLAELFRGAGEVWMVVHAMAPRAAAASYEAAAAGDHVTHGVVTPNVLDAIRETDEVCEQIRELLAEGAMRLHVRPAVPYQFGLYDETAALSADDDGVPEGIVVSTDAAVTEWTRERYDALRGDATPVAPEDL
- a CDS encoding vWA domain-containing protein — protein: MTQQNGRNPELLNLSRRRVLAGLGAVGIASAGAGIGTSALFSDEESFTDNLLQAGTLDLKLDYKATYLGGPGRLADIQETYPDAEDLGDGVYLLGQAPTPEQEEQWEDLVQGEGRAFDFCSPEADQFLVNGDDIPVFTLDDVKPGDYGEVTISIHICDNPGYLRMIGELSENLENGQTEPELVAEGEDTDGVGELADAIQVRAWYDEDCDNVYEPTGTGEQQELEVALVSDTSGSITTSELAQLKTAAKDFVDNLSVPDEAAAISFASSASLDQELTTNYQAVKDAIDTYTDSGSTNMSAGISTAETELISGTNATPGASKVIILLSDGSPDSTSAATSAANSAKGAGIRIFTIALGSGANETFLESIATTPADAFVAPDGADLDTIYAAIAQIVLGGEQEIFSGSMFDFFNTFLADGAVLDGNRQEDGVQPYPGATTQCIGFEWELPLETGNEVQSDSVMFDLGFEVEQSRHNENPFNATSA
- a CDS encoding CBS domain-containing protein, whose product is MFGTQERVTVSELMTESPETVPAGAPVADVVEWLDERGYTAAPVERDEPPFLFVEREALADLPGEDDTAVYKHAERIELGHLLSPDLGFGGIVRRLEAEPFYFVGWHGEVVGVLTRSDLNHPAAHAFLYTRVGELEMRLRDLLDAESDWAGTLATIPSGDGTETEYDAVLAEYEELGDADLQLREIDYTTFWHLQKAVAADDGALAHLPWDDGDDAFGALDRMRELRNHVAHYGNVVHNMDASYLDSGRNIHDLAETYDELEATLDALREWQSEPDRPAGA
- a CDS encoding GAF domain-containing sensor histidine kinase yields the protein MVPGGTEALTVAVADADAERRDRTARRLAAADDGIGTGDDPPDCVVAEPDALDRADAPDGVPVLLFTDADPGDFAARAFRADVADYVPRTDGYDALAERVRAAVAAADDDGGRIRALAAFTSDLHGCETAAEALDLAADAARDVLAFDRCTLAVERDGYLEVAEERGGDHGAHMRMPADEGIAGETYGAGEPLLFDSLREHPATDADEPGAIVSVPVGDHGVFQAVADERAGFDERDLEVARLLCDHLAEALTRIGRERDLAEQEAFTRRVVDALPDPLYILDSELRFETFNDALVTATGYDPDELHERSALDLLPEDERGRIREGLAALPDDGEGFRTEVPVRTADGDTVPFQLNTTRVERDGEPLLVGVARDVSERERRERELERQNERLDEFAGVVSHDLRTPLNVAAGRLRLAAETGDHEHLDAVGAALDRMESLIEDALTLARDGRAVETPEPVEFGEIARAAWRDVAGDDAEAAFENVDTVVSADAPRLRRALENVMRNAVEHGSAGTPSVRVGVERGDGTATLFVADDGPGVPEREREKAVRSGYTTAEDGTGLGLGIVRRIADAHGWALALAESDAGGLRVELRDVTLPDAEPVAADPFRR
- a CDS encoding Rieske (2Fe-2S) protein; its protein translation is MERITSADEVPEQGSYLFTVTEADGSEEEVILVRLSDGIGAWKNFCQHEIDQRLDRGVGNGAAIRDGEILCPKHGSSFDAETGYCDNGKAAGSTLAAVDIAVNRGDVFLTDDDLTFAHEGGIDDGDMPGSTSHLSF
- a CDS encoding alcohol dehydrogenase catalytic domain-containing protein, with translation MRAAVLREYGEPLDVTDLPDPEPGDAGAVVAVEACGICRSDWHAWQGHGEWADDRAPLDHVIGHEPAGRVVAVGPEVERFDEGDRVVVPFNLGCGACPNCHDGHGNTCTDGLALGFERAAPGAFAERVAVPEADYNLQRLPGGVSFRDVAAVGCRYMTAFHALAHRAEVGGGEFVAVHGCGGVGLSTVQIARALGARPVAVDVDDGALARAADAGAEATVDASATDPVGEIEALTDGGAAVSVDALGRAETARNSVRCLRERGTHVQVGLTTDAEKGEVSLPTDWMTRWEVDWLGSRGMPPTRFPELLSMVDSGTLDPGALVGREVGLDEVSDRLAAMTTYDTDGVEVLRP
- a CDS encoding S9 family peptidase: MSLHDVDNVLEELAGLPSFHHPTVSPDGSTVAVYYDGSGRNELHFIDTETGESEQVTDGEVPRNARWYLKWGTDEEVFFHMDEGGNEQNDIHVADRDGNVEPVVEQEGQNSLQAVSDDGRVLYFGSSRDGQMNIYRHDRDAGETTKLTEYERAAGGATLSPDGDRVAFSTNESDDYDNQDVYVMDADGSNPRNLEIGEDGAEASPSDFSPDGSKLLVSDNTEDLGRPGVYDFETGETTWYGADDAEESPVCFLDDGERFLAHRTRDAAVVPVVYDLSGGSRELDLPEGVAAFSGTGKTQIDDDRLLVTNTTPSTRSSLLAYDLADDSTETLLAADYGPFSPDDFADAEYFTFDSDGVPETRQAAVEHEPYEELEIGGLLYDSGERPSPLIVNPHGGPRAADYRNFDLYTQFLVSRGFSVLKVNYRGSTGRGREFVETLYDDWGGAEQGDVATGAEHVLAEHDYLDADRVVVFGGSYGGYSAYWQTVQYPDLYAAGIAWIGLTDLEEMFETTMPHFRTELMEKNLGTPEENPDLYRERSPIEYAENLACPLLMVHGVNDRRVPVSQARMYDEKLQELGYEKGEDGDYEYVELGEEGHASSDIDQKIRLFRVLDDFLARRVGTTVGAPADD